In Aedes albopictus strain Foshan chromosome 3, AalbF5, whole genome shotgun sequence, the following are encoded in one genomic region:
- the LOC109407710 gene encoding serine/threonine-protein kinase RIO1, whose protein sequence is MSAGQFDDALEDTTETLNIISLKKPEAEVLVVEDELVAPPTVEVAIADAIFGNSRYRSEEQYSQDDEDYSGSDDEYYAFDVDNVRKNQAANMQQSHTNVQSSSQKVSNFQPADALFKKFTNKINVEKYEGPMALPNHAKNTLIETQRKADSDRLRSKDKQDRATAEQVMDPRTRMILFKLLNRDMICEINGCISTGKEANVYHATAKTGMDYAIKIFKTSILIFKDRDKYVTGEYRFRHGYSKHNPRKMVRTWAEKEMRNLVRMKKCDLPVPEPILLRSHVLVMEFIGKDGWPAPKLKDVELSGSKARELYRDAVEMMWAMYNKCKLVHADFSEFNLLFHNGKIVIIDVSQSVEHEHPHALEFLRKDCTNITDFFRKKDVSTMTVKELFDFITDPTITDANMEECLEKMSEKIANRSFDEFTEQQKVEEAIFKQIFIPKTLHDVYDIEKDIFEKKNKDELVYKTIAGLDANLKVAENPEILHDGHDQSAKAEAAPTQDISSESDSSSEDEEEGDEDSKKSAAVRAKNETAEERKARKKAVKDEKAEKRKTKVKKHVKKRKEKLGGKK, encoded by the exons ATGAGTGCCGGACAGTTTGACGATGCGTTGGAGGACACCACAGAGACCTTGAACATCATCAGCCTCAAGAAGCCGGAAGCCGAGGTGTTGGTGGTTGAAGATGAATTGGTGGCACCCCCCACAGTGGAAGTGGCCATAGCGGATGCAATCTTTGGCAATTCTCGGTACCGATCGGAGGAGCAGTATTCGCAAGACGATGAGGATTACAGTGGAAGTGATGACGAATATTATGCATTCGATGTGGATAACGTCCGGAAGAATCAAGCCGCTAACATGCAACAGTCTCATACCAATGTGCAAAGTTCCAGCCAGAAAGTATCCAACTTCCAACCAGCGGATGCCTTGTTTAAAAAATTTACGAATAAGATAAACGTGGAAAAGTACGAAGGACCGATGGCACTTCCAAATCATGCTAAAAATACGTTGATTGAAACTCAACGGAAGGCGGACAGCGATCGGCTCAGGAGTAAAGACAAACAGGACCGAGCCACAGCAGAGCAGGTCATGGATCCCAGAACTAGAATGATCCTGTTTAAGCTGCTGAACCGCGATATGATATGCGAGATCAACGGATGTATCTCGACCGGAAAGGAAGCCAATGTGTACCACGCGACGGCCAAAACCGGTATGGATTATGCCATCAAGATATTCAAGACGTCAATTCTGATCTTCAAAGACCGGGACAAGTACGTGACGGGAGAGTATCGATTCCGGCATGGTTATAGCAAGCATAATCCCCGGAAAATGGTGCGGACGTGGGCCGAGAAAGAGATGCGGAATCTGGTGAGGATGAAGAAATGTGACCTCCCAGTTCCGGAGCCGATTCTTCTCCGCAGCCATGTCCTCGTGATGGAATTCATCGGTAAAGATGGGTGGCCTGCTCCGAAACTGAAGGACGTCGAGCTGAGTGGATCGAAAGCTCGGGAACTCTATCGGGATGCCGTCGAAATGATGTGGGCCATGTACAACAAGTGCAAGCTGGTCCATGCCGATTTTTCCGAGTTCAATCTGCTCTTCCACAACGGGAAAATTGTCATCATCGATGTGTCTCAATCGGTAGAACACGAACATCCTCAtgcactggaattccttcgtaaGGATTGCACCAACATAACGGACTTCTTCCGGAAGAAGGATGTGTCGACGATGACGGTGAAGGAGCTATTCGACTTCATTACCGATCCCACCATCACCGATGCCAacatggaggaatgcttggagaaaatgTCAGAAAAGATTGCCAATCGCAGCTTCGATGAATTCACCGAGCAGCAAAAAGTTGAGGAAGCTATTTTCAAGCAAATTTTCATTCCCAAAACGTTGCATGACGTGTACGATATTGAGAAGGACATCTTCGAGAAGAAGAACAAGGATGAGTTGGTGTATAAAACTATTGCAGGACTGGATGCCAACTTGAAGGTAGCCGAGAATCCCGAAATTCTGCATGACGGACATG ATCAATCCGCCAAGGCAGAAGCTGCCCCAACACAAGACATATCCAGTGAAAGTGATAGCTCTTCCGAAGATGAAGAGGAGGGCGATGAAGACTCGAAAAAATCCGCTGCTGTGCGGGCGAAAAACGAAACAGCCGAAGAACGTAAAGCACGCAAAAAAGCCGTCAAGGATGAGAAAGCGGAAAAGCGCAAAACAAAGGTGAAAAAGCACGTGAAAAAACGAAAAGAAAAGTTGGGCGGTAAGAAGTAG
- the LOC115264576 gene encoding DNA-directed RNA polymerase III subunit RPC8 has protein sequence MFVLAELKDTVRIAPELFNLKLPEAIKDEVNRKLANKVLLNVGLCITLKDIVKLGDSIILPGDGASHTEVNFRYIVFRPMVGDVITGKIRSCSREGVHVTLGFFDDILIPPSALQHPSRFEEAEQAWVWEYPLEDGKKHDLYMDIGESIKFRVSGEVFEESSPIGPPDQEAPSTSTTTTEANKTPYRIMAAINESGLGLLSWWVTQSQEEDGEEEQEEAEEEDEEMEEEDE, from the exons ATGTTTGTGTTGGCTGAATTGAAAGATACCGTCCGCATTGCCCCGGAATTATTCAATTTGAAACTGCCAGAGGCCATCAAGGATGAAGTCAACAGGAAGCTTGCCAACAAG GTCCTGTTGAATGTTGGATTGTGCATCACCCTCAAAGACATCGTTAAATTGGGTGATTCCATTATCCTACCCGGAGACGGTGCCTCCCATACGGAAGTCAACTTTCGGTACATCGTCTTCCGGCCGATGGTGGGCGATGTCATCACGGGAAAGATTCGAAGTTGCAGCCGAGAGGGTGTCCACGTAACGCTGGGATTCTTCGACGACATCCTAATTCCGCCCTCGGCTCTCCAGCATCCGTCTCGGTTTGAGGAAGCGGAGCAGGCCTGGGTGTGGGAGTACCCGCTGGAAGATGGCAAAAAGCACGATCTGTACATGGACATTGGCGAGAGTATCAAGTTTCGTGTTTCCGGTGAGGTGTTCGAGGAGAGCTCTCCCATCGGTCCACCAGATCAGGAAGCGCCCAGCACTAGCACAACGACAACCGAGGCGAATAAGACTCCCTACCGGATTATGGCTGCAATTAACGAATCCGGGTTGGGCTTGCTATCCTGGTGGGTCACACAAAGTCAGGAGGAGGACGgcgaagaagaacaagaagaagcgGAAGAGGAAGACGAGGAAATGGAAGAAGAGGATGAATAA
- the LOC134290658 gene encoding uncharacterized protein LOC134290658, whose protein sequence is MADTVEALHQCCQATKNKVERIRVVIAAANMSHDKFSFHALKLYLKTVDSCYEEFNGFQNRIYLTDASRKAEFEQHFIEFEEVYEFTRIAISEMIQAHEDERAAAEASNADRLSQLSVMNARGASQPGGSSSTNAQARIPPSLILQQAPLPTFDGRYDQWFKFKARFRDIVDRCVHDSDATKLHHLDKALIGDAKGAIDEQTLNDNNYDGAWKILIDRYENLPMVIHGHITKLLNLKPMTKESTHELRILVDDCVKRVESLQFHKLRMDTMGEAIIITLLTSKLDPATRKAWELSVPHGTLPAYQDTVAFLRNHCHVLERCEQGISSVKGRNQNPISRPSAGIAAHKTHTVTVQKPDDGCSICSGKHLIDTCETFKNMQVDARYEKAKQLGLCFGCLKRGHRTGACKNKPACPSCTKKHHPLMHYEEKKKPVSTDQPAQSKQSDGYSGNPPLTAAKCVIPSEPRVSKKQILLATAVVKVFDCCGVPYDCRVLLDSGAMTSFISERMANLLNLRRVSANVPIVGVNGMKQFVKFKICAKVASKTTNDSFLLECLVVPRVTGPLPATKIDSSSWPIPDALELADPRFYEPSRIDMLIGAEMFFELIQAGKCQMSPDLPVLQESSLGWLVGGKIAGATAFNIVKVCHAKPTEVNNEQLSELLKRFWIVDNQQDDMHVEFDEFCEDHFMRTHTRTPEGRYVVVIPFRDNLCELGEFRMQAEKRFYALERRLERAPEMKKMYVDFINEYLSLGHCRVVNEVDSSTDGAYYLPHHCVVKLDSSTTKLRVVFDASAKSTTDVSLNDVMMIGPTVQDSLFDIVLRFRMHKYAFTADVSKMYRQVLVSPEHRKYQRILWRENRTDPLKELELSTVTYGTAAAPYLATRAMVQLARDEHDNYPTASESVLKSVYIDDVLDGADTLADAKQLQNDLTVLLAKGGFELHKWCANDVTLLEEIPAQAQEKLLKVHEGDESGVIKTLGILWNPTKDAFMFRVKPVDEGATKPTKRLVLSETAKLFGPMGFLAPVVVIAKMIMQRLWSDKMNWDDPLPEEQLRDWKRLRTELCNISLFKIDRRLTADNVTKEELHGFADASMMAYGCCIYLRSVKTDGTVQMQLVCAKSKVAPIKEQQRPVKLKAEAEEMTIPRLELCAALLLVEQMKKVREALAFDTEKVVLWADSKIVLCWVRKMNIKTTVFVRNRIMKIRNLMPNVKWNYVSSKENPADIVSRGVFPEELIRSALWWTGPAFLHVAEYEDSIKVCGSNYDEDSAVEQAVTVAVDGGTERSVPDKIVTSAIAENRMYELILGCSSLRKVQRIVGYVNRFIFNCRASKRKQERRHGWLSSIEHNDALIAMVFVVQQCELSEDIDRVQKQKPGGKMLKNLNPIYDTSERLLRVGGRIRHSDLPRDQKHPMVLPQRSHFTDILIEALHVENLHVGLNGLLAIVKQKFWPVSARRAINRVLHKCVTCFRSKPTEVQQFMGDLPACRVTADLPFARTGVDYAGPFLLKVGARSKIKLKAYISLFVCMATKAVHLELVSSLTTDGFIAALHRFAGRRGNPSEILSDNGSNFRGADRQLAELVTLLKSQVLQQRVNDFCQPRGISWKFNPPRAPHHGGLWEANVKCMKAHLYKVLNESYLTYEEMNTLLVQIEGILNSRPLVQLTDDPRDYEALSPSHFLIGRELTAVAEPIYEDLRESSLSRYQHVQKRKQCFWRRWSAEYVTSLQRRSKWYKEPTLLRKGLLVILKEDNMPPKCGSWIASRKSTLGPMELQELLMFEQAAEFIDEQPRR, encoded by the coding sequence ATGGCCGACACAGTAGAGGCTTTGCATCAGTGTTGCCAAGCGACAAAGAACAAAGTGGAAAGGATCCGAGTGGTGATCGCTGCAGCGAACATGAGCCACGACAAATTCAGTTTTCATGCTTTGAAACTGTATTTGAAGACAGTGGATTCCTGCTATGAGGAATTCAATGGATttcaaaatcgaatttatttgacGGATGCCAGCCGCAAAGCTGAATTCGAACAACACTTCATTGAATTCGAGGAGGTCTACGAATTCACTCGGATCGCAATAAGTGAGATGATTCAAGCCCACGAAGATGAACGAGCTGCTGCTGAGGCCTCCAATGCAGATCGACTGAGCCAACTGAGTGTGATGAACGCCAGAGGAGCTAGCCAACCGGGTGGCAGCAGCTCAACCAATGCTCAAGCACGGATTCCACCTTCCCTGATTTTGCAACAAGCGCCTTTACCTACCTTTGACGGGCGCTACGATCAGTGGTTTAAGTTCAAAGCAAGGTTCCGTGATATTGTCGACCGGTGTGTACATGACTCGGATGCTACGAAACTACATCACCTCGACAAAGCTTTGATCGGAGATGCTAAAGGTGCAATCGACGAGCAAACTCTGAACGACAATAACTATGACGGGGCCTGGAAAATACTCATCGACCGATACGAGAATTTGCCGATGGTGATCCATGGACACATAACCAAACTGCTAAATTTGAAGCCGATGACCAAGGAATCTACCCATGAGTTGCGAATATTGGTCGATGACTGTGTAAAACGGGTTGAATCGCTCCAATTCCACAAGTTGAGGATGGACACAATGGGTGAAGCGATCATCATCACACTCTTGACGTCAAAACTCGATCCTGCTACAAGAAAAGCTTGGGAGCTGTCGGTTCCACACGGTACACTGCCGGCATACCAAGACACTGTTGCTTTTTTGAGGAACCACTGTCACGTACTGGAGCGCTGCGAACAAGGAATTAGCTCGGTGAAAGGCAGGAATCAAAATCCGATTTCCAGACCCTCCGCGGGGATTGCTGCACACAAAACACACACTGTGACAGTTCAGAAACCGGACGATGGATGCTCGATATGTTCGGGAAAGCATCTGATCGATACCTGTGAAACCTTCAAGAATATGCAGGTAGATGCGCGTTATGAAAAGGCGAAGCAGCTGGGATTGTGTTTCGGATGCCTCAAAAGAGGGCATCGAACGGGTGCTTGCAAGAACAAACCGGCTTGCCCATCTTGCACAAAGAAGCACCATCCACTGATGCACTACGAAGAGAAGAAAAAGCCTGTCAGCACCGACCAACCGGCACAAAGTAAACAAAGTGATGGTTACTCTGGCAACCCACCGCTGACGGCAGCCAAATGTGTTATTCCTTCTGAACCGAGAGTGTCGAAGAAACAAATCCTGTTGGCAACGGCGGTAGTGAAAGTTTTCGACTGTTGTGGTGTCCCGTATGACTGCCGTGTGCTTCTCGATTCAGGCGCGATGACGAGCTTCATTTCGGAGCGGATGGCGAATTTGCTGAATCTACGAAGAGTGAGCGCAAACGTTCCCATCGTTGGCGTAAACGGGATGAAGCAATTTGTGAAGTTCAAGATTTGTGCGAAGGTGGCTTCGAAAACGACCAATGACAGTTTCCTTTTGGAGTGTCTTGTGGTTCCACGAGTAACTGGACCCCTCCCGGCGACGAAAATCGATTCTTCAAGTTGGCCGATTCCAGATGCGCTAGAGCTGGCTGATCCAAGGTTTTACGAACCAAGTCGCATCGACATGCTGATTGGTGCCGAGATGTTTTTTGAGCTAATTCAAGCAGGAAAATGCCAGATGTCACCCGATTTGCCTGTGTTGCAGGAAAGCTCGCTAGGCTGGCTGGTGGGAGGCAAAATAGCCGGTGCAACCGCGTTCAACATTGTGAAGGTGTGTCATGCAAAACCAACGGAGGTTAACAACGAGCAGCTGAGCGAGTTACTCAAACGGTTTTGGATTGTTGACAATCAGCAGGACGACATGCATGTTGAATTCGACGAGTTTTGCGAGGATCATTTCATGAGGACACACACACGAACACCGGAAGGGCGCTACGTGGTCGTGATACCTTTTCGTGACAATCTTTGCGAGCTTGGTGAATTCCGAATGCAAGCCGAGAAGAGATTCTACGCACTCGAACGCCGACTGGAACGAGCCCCCGAAATGAAGAAGATGTACGTGGATTTCATCAACGAATACCTATCACTAGGCCATTGCCGGGTGGTGAATGAAGTTGACAGTTCAACAGATGGTGCGTATTATCTGCCACATCACTGTGTTGTAAAACTGGACAGTTCCACTACTAAACTCAGAGTGGTGTTCGACGCCTCTGCGAAGAGCACCACCGATGTCTCTCTGAATGACGTCATGATGATCGGCCCGACTGTACAGGACTCACTGTTCGACATTGTGTTGAGATTTCGAATGCATAAGTATGCCTTCACTGCCGATGTCTCAAAAATGTATCGCCAGGTGCTGGTGAGTCCTGAGCATAGAAAATATCAACGCATTCTATGGAGAGAAAATAGAACTGATCCGTTGAAGGAATTGGAACTGAGTACCGTAACCTACGGAACCGCGGCGGCGCCTTATCTAGCCACCCGCGCCATGGTACAACTTGCGAGAGATGAACACGACAACTACCCAACGGCAAGCGAATCTGTACTGAAATCGGTCTACATAGACGATGTACTCGACGGTGCGGATACACTAGCCGATGCAAAGCAGTTACAGAATGACTTGACGGTGCTACTTGCCAAAGGAGGATTTGAACTTCACAAGTGGTGCGCAAACGACGTGACACTTCTTGAAGAGATTCCCGCCCAAGCACAAGAAAAGCTGTTGAAGGTTCATGAAGGCGACGAAAGCGGTGTAATCAAAACCCTGGGAATACTTTGGAACCCGACAAAGGATGCCTTTATGTTTCGGGTAAAGCCAGTGGACGAAGGCGCTACAAAACCGACGAAGCGGTTGGTATTGTCCGAAACAGCTAAATTGTTTGGTCCGATGGGGTTTTTGGCGCCAGTTGTGGTTATTGCCAAAATGATAATGCAGCGACTGTGGAGCGACAAGATGAATTGGGATGACCCCCTTCCCGAAGAGCAGCTGCGCGACTGGAAGAGACTGAGGACGGAGCTCTGTAACATCAGTTTATTTAAAATCGATCGAAGACTGACAGCGGATAATGTGACGAAAGAAGAACTCCACGGATTTGCCGATGCCTCGATGATGGCATACGGTTGTTGCATTTATTTGCGAAGCGTGAAGACGGATGGAACTGTACAAATGCAGCTGGTTTGTGCCAAGTCGAAGGTGGCACCCATTAAAGAGCAGCAACGTCCAGTGAAACTCAAAGCAGAAGCGGAAGAGATGACAATCCCACGGCTCGAGTTGTGTGCGGCGCTCCTACTGGTGGAGCAGATGAAAAAAGTGCGCGAAGCCCTAGCATTTGACACCGAAAAGGTGGTGCTATGGGCCGATTCGAAAATTGTGTTGTGCTGGGTAAGAAAAATGAACATAAAGACTACAGTGTTTGTAAGAAATCGAATAATGAAGATTCGTAACTTGATGCCGAATGTTAAGTGGAACTATGTATCGTCGAAGGAAAACCCTGCTGACATAGTGTCACGGGGTGTCTTTCCCGAAGAACTTATAAGGAGTGCTCTTTGGTGGACGGGACCTGCGTTCCTGCATGTTGCAGAGTACGAAGACAGCATCAAAGTGTGTGGATCGAATTACGACGAAGATTCCGCCGTAGAGCAGGCAGTAACAGTTGCTGTCGATGGCGGCACTGAGCGATCTGTACCGGACAAGATAGTGACCAGTGCAATTGCTGAGAACAGAATGTACGAACTGATCCTTGGTTGTAGCAGTTTGAGGAAGGTGCAGCGAATCGTCGGATACGTTAACAGATTCATATTCAACTGTCGGGCATCAAAACGTAAACAGGAGCGACGTCACGGATGGTTGAGCAGTATTGAGCACAACGATGCCTTGATTGCTATGGTGTTTGTTGTCCAGCAGTGTGAACTGTCCGAGGATATTGATCGGGTGCAGAAACAAAAACCGGGGGGTAAAATGTTGAAGAACCTGAACCCGATCTACGACACCAGTGAACGATTGCTGAGAGTTGGTGGTCGTATTAGGCATTCTGACCTGCCGAGGGACCAAAAACATCCAATGGTTCTCCCGCAACGCAGTCATTTTACGGACATCCTGATTGAAGCACTACACGTAGAAAACTTGCACGTTGGCCTGAATGGCCTCCTGGCGATTGTGAAGCAGAAATTCTGGCCTGTCAGTGCGAGAAGAGCAATTAATCGAGTGCTGCATAAGTGCGTTACGTGCTTTCGTTCGAAGCCTACTGAGGTACAGCAGTTTATGGGCGACCTCCCTGCCTGTCGAGTAACAGCAGATCTGCCTTTCGCAAGAACGGGGGTTGACTACGCTGGGCCATTTCTTTTGAAGGTAGGTGCCCGATCCAAGATAAAACTGAAGGCATACATTAGCCTATTTGTGTGTATGGCCACTAAGGCTGTACACCTCGAATTGGTGTCATCGTTGACAACGGACGGTTTCATCGCGGCACTTCATCGATTTGCTGGACGCCGTGGTAAcccgtcagaaattctttcagacaaCGGTTCTAATTTCCGTGGTGCAGATCGTCAACTTGCGGAATTAGTAACACTTCTGAAGTCGCAGGTCCTACAACAACGTGTCAATGATTTCTGCCAGCCaaggggaatttcgtggaaatttAACCCCCCACGTGCCCCACACCATGGAGGATTGTGGGAGGCAAACGTGAAGTGTATGAAGGCCCATCTTTACAAGGTGTTGAATGAAAGTTATTTAACTTACGAGGAAATGAATACCTTGTTAGTTCAGATCGAAGGAATATTGAACTCACGACCCCTTGTTCAGTTAACCGACGATCCTCGTGACTATGAAGCTTTAAGCCCCAGCCACTTCCTGATCGGCCGCGAACTGACAGCTGTTGCCGAGCCGATTTACGAAGATCTGCGAGAGTCAAGTTTGTCAAGATATCAACATGTGCAGAAAAGGAAGCAATGTTTTTGGCGGCGATGGTCAGCCGAATACGTCACCAGTTTGCAGCGGCGTAGCAAGTGGTATAAGGAACCTACACTATTGCGAAAGGGACTATTGGTAATTCTCAAGGAAGATAATATGCCGCCCAAATGTGGAAGCTGGATCGCATCGAGGAAGTCTACCCTGGGACCGATGGAATTACAAGAGTTGTTGATGTTCGAACAAGCAGCGGAATTTATCGACGAGCAACCACGAAGATAG